The proteins below are encoded in one region of Prevotella melaninogenica ATCC 25845:
- a CDS encoding RNA polymerase sigma factor → MQASDFKQLFLPCHRKLFSVAYRLMSNAQAAEDMVQETFLKLWMQRDKMEKVDNPEAYSITVLRRIFYDKMRAGHLQEVDKDVGSLQVSSSQNISKQLEEVDEYQRVRQLITHLPEPQARIMLMRDIEDRSFEEISTETELTEVNIRSILSRARKKIREQIKAMRYDKD, encoded by the coding sequence ATGCAAGCAAGCGATTTTAAACAGCTATTCCTACCCTGCCATCGGAAACTCTTTTCGGTGGCATATAGGCTGATGAGCAACGCTCAAGCTGCTGAGGATATGGTGCAAGAAACCTTCTTAAAACTCTGGATGCAGCGTGATAAGATGGAAAAGGTTGACAATCCAGAGGCTTATAGCATAACAGTACTACGCCGAATCTTCTATGACAAGATGAGAGCAGGACACCTTCAAGAAGTCGACAAAGATGTGGGAAGTCTGCAAGTAAGCTCCTCACAGAACATAAGTAAGCAATTAGAGGAAGTTGACGAATACCAACGCGTAAGACAGTTAATTACCCATCTGCCCGAACCACAGGCAAGAATCATGCTGATGCGCGACATAGAAGACCGTAGTTTTGAGGAAATCAGCACCGAAACAGAGCTTACGGAGGTGAATATAAGAAGTATTCTCAGCCGTGCCCGAAAGAAGATTAGAGAACAGATAAAAGCAATGAGATATGATAAAGACTGA
- the ybeY gene encoding rRNA maturation RNase YbeY translates to MITYSAEGVKMPKIKKREISRWIKAVAATHGRKVGEIGYMFVDDEKILEVNNEYLGHDYYTDIITFDYDEDDVLNGDLVISLDTVRSNAELFKKSYEDELNRVIIHGILHLCGINDKGPGEREIMEENENKALALLKEMSGE, encoded by the coding sequence ATGATAACATATAGTGCTGAAGGCGTTAAGATGCCTAAAATCAAGAAACGAGAGATTTCTCGTTGGATTAAAGCTGTTGCTGCAACGCATGGTAGAAAGGTTGGAGAAATTGGTTATATGTTTGTAGATGATGAGAAGATTCTCGAAGTAAACAACGAGTATCTTGGACATGATTACTACACGGACATCATTACTTTCGACTATGATGAGGATGATGTGCTCAATGGCGACCTTGTTATCTCACTTGACACAGTCCGCTCTAATGCCGAACTTTTCAAGAAGTCGTATGAGGACGAGCTTAATCGGGTTATCATTCATGGTATCCTTCACCTCTGTGGTATCAATGACAAGGGTCCTGGAGAGCGTGAGATTATGGAAGAAAACGAGAACAAAGCACTCGCACTATTAAAGGAGATGAGTGGCGAATAA
- the dprA gene encoding DNA-processing protein DprA, producing the protein MESLNSILLTRLTRFNLSELAELYKRAGSATAVIEHKRDIREILPEASTHLIQALKDIDSLREWAEQELEYDRLHNIEPICMNDERYPQRLKECPDAPILLYYLGNADLNNRHVINIIGTRHCTTYGQDIIRSFVRELKVLCPDVLILSGLAYGVDIHAHRAALENGFETVGVLAHGLDDIYPRGHRDTALKMIKQGGLLSEYTTHTQPVARNFVQRNRIVAGCADATILVESAAKGGGLITCSIARSYGREVFAFPGAVHSDYSEGCNNLIRDNGAALITSATDFVKAMGWDDAIKLGQAQQRGIERTLFPDLSSEEEAIVRVLAKNNDLQINLLSIQANIPISRLTGILFTLEMKGVIRAMAGGCYHLLA; encoded by the coding sequence ATGGAATCCTTAAACTCAATCTTACTAACCCGACTTACTCGTTTTAACCTCAGTGAATTGGCTGAACTTTACAAGCGAGCTGGCTCTGCCACGGCTGTCATAGAACATAAAAGAGACATCAGAGAGATTCTTCCTGAAGCCTCAACGCATCTCATACAAGCCTTGAAAGACATTGATAGCCTGAGAGAATGGGCTGAACAAGAATTGGAATACGACCGTCTGCATAACATTGAGCCTATCTGTATGAATGATGAACGCTATCCACAGCGGCTCAAGGAGTGTCCAGATGCTCCTATCCTACTCTATTATCTCGGTAATGCAGACCTTAACAATCGGCACGTTATCAATATTATCGGTACACGACACTGCACCACTTATGGGCAGGATATTATCCGTTCGTTTGTCAGAGAACTAAAAGTACTTTGCCCAGATGTACTCATCCTCAGTGGACTGGCTTACGGAGTAGATATCCATGCACACCGAGCTGCCTTGGAGAATGGCTTTGAAACGGTAGGAGTATTGGCTCATGGACTCGATGATATCTACCCTCGTGGACACAGAGATACAGCTTTAAAGATGATTAAACAAGGTGGATTACTGTCGGAATATACCACGCATACGCAGCCCGTTGCCCGCAACTTCGTACAACGTAACCGTATCGTGGCAGGTTGTGCAGATGCAACTATCCTCGTAGAATCGGCTGCGAAGGGTGGAGGACTTATCACCTGCAGTATCGCTCGTAGCTATGGACGGGAAGTATTTGCCTTCCCCGGCGCTGTTCATTCGGATTATAGCGAGGGCTGTAATAACCTTATTCGTGACAATGGTGCGGCTCTCATCACATCAGCAACAGACTTTGTGAAGGCGATGGGATGGGATGATGCTATCAAATTGGGGCAGGCACAACAACGAGGAATTGAACGAACGCTTTTCCCTGATTTGTCTTCAGAAGAGGAAGCTATCGTTCGCGTGCTCGCTAAAAACAATGACTTGCAGATTAATCTCTTGTCGATTCAAGCGAATATTCCTATCTCGAGGCTCACAGGAATCCTCTTTACGCTGGAAATGAAAGGGGTTATTAGAGCGATGGCTGGCGGTTGTTATCATCTTTTAGCATAG
- a CDS encoding DUF2851 family protein, with the protein MEQLIHYVWKHKLFPLTGLKTTDGQEVEVIDTGLHNHNAGPDFFNAKVKIGGTLWVGNVEIHDRASDWFLHRHDRDPNYNNVILHVAESIDVDVKTRRGDYPPQMRLQVPTAVREHYEELLTTDEYPACYRIIPSLSKLMVHSWMSALQTERLEQKTEAIAQRVKDCDGSWEAAYFVTLARNYGFGINGDAFETWAKLIPLQGVAHHRDNLMQIEAFFLGQAGLLDIAAIPERYQQQALNDSYFTELKSEYQYLAHKFGLQAMDANQWRFLRLRPQNFPHIRIAQLAHLYYEQRAGLSQLLECESVKQVRELLATQVTRYWETHYVFGEKSVKSEKKLSAASLNLQIINTVAPILFAYGKHKNSEKYCERAFDFLETLKAEENHIVRMWKEVGLMVETAGDSQALIQLKKEYCDRKDCLRCRIGYEYLKGSSSLKG; encoded by the coding sequence ATGGAACAACTCATCCACTACGTATGGAAACACAAGCTGTTTCCGTTGACAGGGCTTAAAACCACTGACGGACAAGAGGTGGAGGTCATTGACACTGGACTACATAATCACAACGCTGGGCCTGACTTCTTCAATGCAAAGGTGAAGATAGGCGGTACGCTGTGGGTGGGGAATGTGGAGATACACGACCGTGCCTCCGATTGGTTTCTACACAGACACGACCGCGACCCGAACTATAACAATGTTATCCTGCACGTGGCTGAGTCTATCGACGTTGATGTTAAGACACGAAGGGGCGATTATCCGCCACAGATGCGACTGCAAGTGCCAACGGCTGTGCGAGAACATTACGAAGAACTACTCACAACAGACGAATATCCGGCTTGTTATCGTATCATTCCGAGTCTTTCAAAACTAATGGTTCATTCGTGGATGAGTGCCTTACAGACTGAAAGGTTGGAACAGAAGACAGAGGCGATAGCCCAACGAGTGAAGGACTGTGACGGCTCTTGGGAAGCAGCCTACTTCGTTACACTTGCCCGCAACTATGGTTTCGGCATCAATGGGGACGCTTTCGAGACATGGGCTAAGCTAATTCCTTTGCAGGGCGTGGCACATCATCGGGACAATCTCATGCAGATTGAAGCTTTCTTCTTGGGGCAAGCTGGATTGTTAGATATAGCAGCTATCCCCGAAAGATATCAACAGCAGGCACTGAACGACAGCTATTTCACAGAGCTGAAAAGCGAATATCAGTACTTAGCACATAAGTTTGGACTACAAGCAATGGATGCCAATCAATGGCGATTCCTCCGCCTACGGCCGCAGAACTTTCCGCATATCCGTATCGCACAGCTCGCTCACCTCTACTATGAACAGCGGGCTGGATTGTCTCAGTTGTTGGAGTGTGAGAGCGTTAAGCAGGTGAGAGAGCTATTGGCAACACAGGTAACTCGCTATTGGGAAACGCATTATGTCTTTGGTGAAAAGAGCGTAAAGAGCGAGAAGAAACTATCAGCAGCATCATTAAATCTGCAGATTATCAATACCGTTGCGCCTATCCTCTTCGCATACGGCAAACATAAGAACTCGGAGAAGTACTGTGAACGTGCCTTCGACTTCCTCGAAACCTTGAAAGCAGAGGAGAATCACATCGTTAGAATGTGGAAGGAAGTGGGGCTAATGGTAGAGACTGCGGGTGATTCGCAAGCCCTTATACAACTAAAGAAGGAGTATTGTGACCGAAAAGATTGCCTCCGCTGTAGGATTGGTTATGAGTATCTGAAGGGGAGTTCATCATTAAAGGGTTAG
- a CDS encoding DUF4252 domain-containing protein: MKRIILTLCMTMIACITAFAQKALFEKYSETDGVSTVYISRNMMRMMGNVKAGNKDISKIASRLDYLQILSCERPSLIPSIKKSAQSIFNQQKYSIVMQVNEGGKHTTIYERHYPNGKNEFSLLAIERNEITIINLLGNISLQDIQGIAGGK, from the coding sequence ATGAAGAGAATTATTTTAACGCTTTGTATGACTATGATAGCCTGTATAACGGCATTTGCCCAAAAGGCATTGTTCGAAAAATACAGCGAAACAGATGGTGTCTCCACTGTCTACATATCACGTAATATGATGCGAATGATGGGCAATGTGAAAGCAGGTAACAAGGATATCAGCAAGATTGCCAGCCGACTCGACTATCTGCAGATACTCTCCTGCGAACGTCCTTCACTGATTCCTTCTATCAAGAAGTCAGCCCAAAGTATCTTCAATCAACAAAAGTATTCGATTGTAATGCAAGTCAATGAGGGAGGCAAACATACTACTATCTACGAGCGGCATTATCCAAATGGAAAGAATGAGTTTTCCCTACTCGCCATAGAACGCAATGAAATTACAATTATCAACCTACTTGGTAATATCTCGTTACAGGATATTCAAGGAATAGCTGGTGGGAAATAA
- a CDS encoding acyl-CoA thioesterase codes for MEKKKYIFETRLDVRDYECDIQGIVNNANYLHYTEHTRHRFLKSLGVSFSELHEKGVDAVVARMQLTYKVPFTCDDEIISRMSLKKNGLRWVFSHDLFRASDERLCFHADVDLVTLINGRLGSSKEYDEAFARVL; via the coding sequence ATGGAAAAGAAGAAATACATCTTTGAGACAAGACTGGATGTTCGCGACTATGAGTGCGACATCCAAGGTATCGTTAACAATGCAAACTACCTGCATTACACCGAGCATACACGCCATAGATTCCTCAAATCATTGGGCGTTAGCTTCTCTGAACTTCACGAGAAAGGCGTTGATGCCGTTGTAGCACGTATGCAACTCACTTATAAAGTGCCATTTACCTGCGACGACGAGATTATCTCACGCATGTCATTAAAGAAGAATGGACTACGCTGGGTGTTCTCTCACGACCTCTTCCGTGCCAGTGACGAACGCCTCTGTTTCCATGCAGATGTTGACCTTGTGACACTCATCAATGGTAGATTGGGCAGTAGCAAGGAATACGACGAAGCGTTTGCAAGAGTATTGTAA
- the coaD gene encoding pantetheine-phosphate adenylyltransferase yields the protein MKIGIFVGSFDPFTIGHDAIVRRSLPLFDKVVIGVGINERKKYMLSTEERTERIARLYADEPKIEVKAYSDLTIDFARREGAEYIIKGVRSVKDFEYEREQADINRRLSSIETIFFYAEPQFESISSSVVRELKNFGKDITEFLPKGY from the coding sequence ATGAAAATAGGTATATTCGTTGGAAGCTTTGATCCATTTACAATAGGGCACGACGCTATTGTACGCCGCTCCTTGCCCCTCTTTGACAAGGTTGTGATTGGTGTTGGTATCAATGAGCGGAAGAAGTATATGCTCAGTACGGAGGAACGAACCGAGCGTATAGCACGACTCTATGCTGACGAGCCAAAGATTGAAGTAAAGGCATACAGCGACCTTACCATAGACTTTGCTCGAAGAGAGGGAGCCGAATATATCATTAAGGGTGTACGTAGCGTAAAAGACTTTGAATATGAACGCGAACAAGCTGATATCAACCGACGCTTGAGCTCTATTGAAACCATCTTTTTCTACGCTGAACCACAATTTGAAAGTATCAGTTCAAGCGTTGTAAGAGAACTGAAAAACTTTGGAAAAGACATCACTGAGTTCTTGCCAAAGGGATATTAA
- a CDS encoding DUF4252 domain-containing protein, translated as MRTTIFTIAFAVAVLCSSCTVKANPTSLIIQPTNDEVESIIKEFKSGNNVTYVNLPKTLIKLGLKAADDETANALAEQIDGLQILTFEKANQKIKDGLYNRISKLETQGYEPMVKANEDGEKVRIFIKGNEKEVQSLVVFAMDKEDCSLINIVGHINPSNIDDVVKSQTK; from the coding sequence ATGAGAACAACAATCTTTACTATCGCATTCGCAGTAGCTGTTCTATGCTCAAGCTGCACCGTAAAAGCCAACCCAACGAGTCTCATCATACAGCCTACGAATGATGAGGTAGAGTCTATTATCAAAGAGTTTAAGAGTGGAAACAACGTCACTTACGTCAACTTGCCTAAGACACTCATAAAGCTTGGACTTAAAGCTGCCGACGACGAGACCGCTAATGCACTCGCTGAGCAAATCGACGGACTGCAAATTTTAACTTTCGAGAAGGCTAATCAAAAGATTAAAGACGGCTTATACAACCGTATCAGTAAGCTGGAAACACAGGGATATGAACCTATGGTGAAGGCAAATGAGGACGGCGAAAAGGTCAGAATCTTCATTAAAGGCAACGAAAAGGAAGTGCAGAGCCTTGTTGTCTTCGCTATGGACAAAGAAGACTGCTCACTCATCAATATCGTAGGACATATCAATCCTTCTAATATTGATGATGTCGTAAAGTCACAAACCAAGTAA
- a CDS encoding DUF4252 domain-containing protein — translation MKRFIIIGILALSTLSASAQSVKGLIEQYRHEKNVIHLHITPALMSFLKVLTKSHSDNSKALKAVSSFRILVFDDCDSIVKSRFRNTVQTFHPKGYTPIIYNKQADETNYVYLKEKKGCIREMLILAIDKQDGAIVRIKGKISPNDVDSVVKESTNKKNLKSYKL, via the coding sequence ATGAAACGGTTTATCATCATAGGCATCCTTGCTCTCAGTACATTATCAGCCTCAGCGCAGAGCGTAAAAGGGCTGATTGAGCAATATAGGCACGAGAAAAACGTTATTCACCTTCATATAACACCAGCCTTAATGTCATTCTTAAAGGTGCTTACTAAAAGCCATTCGGACAATTCCAAGGCTCTGAAAGCGGTGTCATCCTTTCGTATACTTGTCTTTGACGACTGTGATTCGATTGTAAAAAGTCGTTTTAGAAACACCGTTCAGACCTTCCATCCTAAGGGATATACGCCAATCATCTACAATAAGCAGGCAGATGAGACTAATTATGTTTACCTCAAAGAAAAGAAAGGGTGCATTCGTGAAATGCTCATCCTTGCTATTGACAAACAAGATGGCGCCATTGTGCGGATTAAGGGTAAGATAAGTCCTAACGATGTCGACTCTGTTGTGAAAGAAAGTACCAACAAGAAGAATCTGAAAAGCTATAAGTTATAG